The Clostridium sp. DL-VIII DNA window TTGCAAATGACAAGTCTAGAGACAACAAAGTAAATTATGATAATCCAATAGCTGTTAGAGAAAATGGTGGTTGGAAGTACAGCTATGGGAACATGTTTTATTTTATGCTTGTGTCAGAGTATTTGACCACAGAAAAATTTGATGATGCTACGGTACAGAATATTATGGATGAAGCCTTGAAATATGAAGGTTGGAAGTATGTATATGGTGGATATAATCCGACAACTTCTTTTGATTGCAGTGGACTTGTCCAATGGTGCTACGGAAAAGCTGGTATAAACTTACCTAGAACAGCACAGGAACAGTATGATGCTACGGAGCATATTCCGCTATCTGAAGCACAACCTGGAGATTTGGTCTTTTTTCATTCAACATATGAAGCCGGAACTTATATTACTCATATTGGAATATATCAAGGAAATAATAGTATGTTCCATGCCGGTGATCCTATAGGATATGCAGATTTAACAAGTTCATACTGGCAGGAACACTTAGTCGGTGCAGGAAGAATTCAAAAATAGAAAGAAGGATGAAAAGTATATGAATCTTATAAAGAGAGAAAAGAAAGTAAAGCAGCCTAAAACTAAAAAGCTGAGAGTATATAAAGTAAATACACATAAGAAAACTGTAATAGCATTGTGGTTACTTCTTATAGTTAGTTTTTGTTTTGCAGTTTATAAAAACTTTACTGCAATAAACATTAACACAGTCCATGAAACAAAAATTGTTGATAAAGAAATTGTTGATACTCATAAGATAGAAAATTTCGTGAAGAATTTTGCGAAGGATTACTATACATGGGAGCCATTACAGGCTTCTATTGAAAATAGAAATGAAGCAATTAAAAATTATCTCACAGAGGAATTGCAGACACTAAATGTTGATACTGTCAGAAGGGATATACCTGTTAGCTCAACAGTTCAAGATGTTCAAATTTGGTCTATTAAGCAGGAGGATGAAAAGCAGTTTCAAGTGACTTTTACTGTAGATCAGCTTATTACAGAGAGTGAAAATAAGAAAGTAGTTCGATCCGCCTATGAAGTGGTAGTATATGCAGATGATTCTGGAAGTATGGTTATCATAAAGAATCCGACTATTTGTAGCATACCTACAAAATCTGATTATGAGCCAAAGGCAAATGAAAATGACGGAACAGTGGACTCTACTACGACAGGAGAAATTAATGAATTTCTAAAGACATTTTTTAAACTTTACCCAACAGCAACAGAGAAGGAACTGTCCTACTATGTAAAGAATGAGGTATTAAAGCCAATAGGTAAAGACTATGTGTTTTCAGAATTGCTAAATCCTGTCTATAAAAAGAAAGGAAATCAAGTGCAGGTATCCGTATCAGTGAAATATCTTGACCAGCAGACAAAAGTAACTCAAATTTCACAGTTTGATTTGATATTGGAAAAGGATGAGAACTGGATGATTATTTAAATCCGAAAGGGTTTGCTTCATTCGAATAGAGTGATTAACAAGCCCTTTTTATGTTTTATAAATTAAAAGACTTATATTTTTTAATCTATTAAGATGATAATTTACTAAAATATCACCTATAAATTTGTTTTCATTAAATATTTGATTTATAAACTCACTTTCCCCTTTTTATTTAATAGTAAAAACCTATTGATATTAGTATCTACATCACTCAATTTCTAAAATAACATTATTGTAAGGATAAGATCGCATGCTACTATGGGATTTGAAATTATTGAATTACAGAATTTCATTAAAGAAATATAAAAGGTGATAGTTTTCTGTTCTTTAGAGAAAGTAAAATAGAGATTCACCCAATTAAAGCTTAGTTTAGATTAAGTATAATACTACTATTATTATACTCTGTTTAATTAAATTTCAATTAATTTTTAAATCTTTAAAAAAATATATTATTAGCTAATTTTTTGTTGAAACATTGGCCCTGTATATTCTTCATATGGAAGAAAAATTGCCACTCCTGTTTCATCTAATTTATATGGTACACCCTCAACAGGATTTCTATCATAAACTAAGTTCATTCCTACGGCATAAATTGTATTAGTCATATCAGCAGTATCTTGTGAAGCAGTACCTAACATAAAGCCTTTTGAAATTAGATCTTTAGCTTCAGATACTCCATCTAGCCCAACAACTACTATTGTTTTTTCCTTATCTCCTAAATTATAACCATATTTTTGAAGTGCTTGAATAGCACCAATCGCCATGGAATCATCATTTGAAATTATTGCTTCTATTTTGTTACCATATCTGAGAAACAATGCGCTAACGGTGTCTTCAGCTGATTTTGTGTCCCAATGTAAAATAGGTGATGCAAGCTCTTCTATTTTTATATTAGCTTTTTGAATAGTTGAGATGGAATATGCTGATCTATTGATAGCTGTTTGATTAAGTTTTTCACCAATTAGCAATATATATTGCAACACATTATCTTGGTTTTTATCAATTAATTGTTTATGATTTTTCCAGGCATCGGCAATCATTCTTCCTTGTATAGTACCGCCTTGTTTTGAATCTGTTCCTACATAAAAAGCTTTTTTATAAGATTTAATAGGGGCCATTGTAAATGGTTCTCTATTAAAGACTACTACTGGGACGTTATGCTGTGAAATTGTATTAATCATTCCTTCTATTTCAATTAGATTAACCATATCTAATAATATAAGATCAATGCCTTTCTTAAGTTCATTTTCAATATCTGAGTTTTGTGTTGATTGGTTGAAATTGGCATTGTAAAAAGTAAATACAACTTTTCCTAGATTATTCTTTTGAATATCTTCAAAATTTTTGCGAAGAAGTATAATATAATCATCATTAAGATCCCTTGTAAATAAGCCTATTCTAATGGGAAGCTCTTGGCGATAGCCTGTGCTAGCGCCTGCAACTATATAAAACTTATTTTCTAGCTCTATAATCAATATAATTGTAAGTAAAGTTAGATTTAAGATCCTTTTTAATATTTTCATTTAAATCCTCCCATTCATTTGGTTATTAATCTTATTATACGTTTTAAGATAAAGTTTATACTAAATCAATATAAACCTTATCAGTTACAGAAATAATATAATAAAATATGGGAAAATTTAATGTTTTTTGTTGAAACAAGTGTTCTAAAGATATACAATCATAACAGCAGTATGTTTATATTGTTATTGCATTTTAGAGGTCAAAAATGATTGATGTTAATACGCTATTAGATATTGCAATGAGTGAAATATCTGACGTTGAGATTAGTGAAATCTTCTCAGTATATGTTGGAGATTTTAAAATCTTATAATACCTTAAAATCAACACTTGTATTTTATACTGGTTTACTGGTAATGAAAATTAATTAAGACAAGTTATATAAAATGCATTATAGTCAGATTGGTAGTAATACGTGCATATGCAGCAAGGAGGATTATATGGATAATATATCAATTATTTTTATATATGCTATAGTCATATATTTACTATTTATTTTGATAGATAAAAAAATGACGCAGATAAGGTTTAGATTTAGAGAAAGAGACTTTGAACTAAAACATCCTAAAATAAGTAATCTTACAAATTTGCTTATTAGATATACAACTATAATTTTATTGTTCGTATTTACTGGGCTTCAAGAAAAAAAGCAGTTTATACGAATTCCTGATTGTGATTCAATAGTTTTAACTGTAGCTATTTATACTATGTATGGAATATTTGTTTCGTTTATACAATTCTTAATTAGCTATTCAGCAACGAATAATAGAGATATTTATTGGGGAAAAAGTAAAATAAAATTAATTCTGATGGACAGTTTTGAATATAGAGTATTCAATTCGACATTATTTAGAATGTTACTTCTATATTTATCTGTCTATTCAATTTTAGATTTCACGAAAGTGTCTTTACTAGGTAAATATTATGGTTATGCCGATTCACTCTTTTATGTTTCGATAACGATCATTATGATGGAGTTTATTATTTTATTTATAAAGGGTCTAATGATTAGTAATGTACTCTTTTATGTTCAAGAGGGTGAAGACAGGATAACCAGACAAATTGAAAGAAATATTCTTAATGAGTATGAGTTTATATTTAACAAAACGATTAAATCAGATTATTATGATTTTGTAAAAATATTATTTAAAGATTTATCAAATATAGAAAAATCACAGAGGAAAGAAATGCTCTATTCAGTATTATGCTATGTATATTCATGGTATCAATGGGAGAAGGAAAACCAAGATAAAAAAATTTTGGCTCCATTAAAGAATTTTTTCGAAAGTTCTGAGAACCAAAACTCATATTATAAATTGGCAAGCTTACGATCAATAAATTCAAATTTTTGGAGTCATTATGAGAAAAGTGAGCTTGAACTACCGCTTGATAAGCTATTAGAAATATATACAAGACAAGAAGATTTTATGTTTAATTTAATGCAAAAAGAATCTAATGGAGATAAAGAGAAATTTTCATCCATGTTTGAGACGGTTTATGGAAATGACAATACATTATTAGATAAAATTGAGTTCCTTGATTTTCCTGAGGAAGTTTGGAAAGCTGTTTCTTCTCAAAAAGATATCATTTCATTATGTGACTCAGTTCGTAAGCTTCTCATAATAAAGGAACTATATTATTCGTTTAAAAGTAGTGATTATTGCAGTGAACTGTTAAGAAAAAAAATAATTGAACGATATTGTAATTTTATAATAGAAGTTCTCGAAAAGGAAAAAGAAATAATCTTGCAAATGGATGATAGGAAAATCGAGTATATATTAGATATTAAAAACTGGAAGGAAGACAAGAAGAATTATGATCAAATACAAGGGGGAGATATATGTGGAGGTCATATAAATTTTAGAGAAGAATTAAAAAGATCACTCAAGGATAAACTACTGCATTACTTTACTGGATTGAAAAATAATGAACTTAACCAAAGTTTTATAAATAAATTAGGTGAGTTCATGGAAGTAAAATATATTATGTCTTTTATTATTTATCGTATTTTATATACAGGACCGGATAATTGGAAATGGAAGGCAGAAGTACGTTTTTTTAAACATCTGATTTCATCTAGATATTATGAAGATAATATACTTGAAAAACAGAACGTGGATTTTGTTGCTAAGGCCATAGCGGATTATAATATTAGTAATATTGGCCATAGAATTTCTTCTGATTTAATTAAATGGATTTTTCATAATATATGTTCACCAATAAATGAAAGTATAGTAAAGGAATGTTCTGAAAGAAGATATTTGAGTCTAGCAATTTTTATATCATTTAAATATATTTTTAAAGATGAATATTATGGCACATTAGAAAATACGAACTTCCTAAATGATGAAGCAAGAATTCAATTTATTAATGAAATCTCGAGGATAAAAGATGTAATGAAGGAAAAGTATTTTGTTGATGTATTATACTCTATCTTTGGTTATCAAAAAGATTATATAGCAATTGATAAGTTGATATTAAGTGGTAATTTTGAAACATTTATGGTTATATCAAATTTTATAAGTATGAAAAAGGTGATGGAATATATTAATACACATGAATGGATAGAAAGTGGGGGAGTATTAAAGTTCTTGCTTATTAAACTCAGTGAGTTTGATTGTCAAAAATTATTATTACTACTTGATTCTGAAGTACAACAAAACATTGCTCAGCAGTTCGAAAGAATGTTATCTCAATCACTTAAAACAGTAGATGAGTATGTCGATTACTTGTGCATTCAAGCATCTTATATTGGTAATGAAATTCCTGAACATAGAAAGGATAAAGCTGTCTATATACTAAGGGCACTAATTTCTGGACAAGTTAAAACTTTGTTGAATTAGTAATGTTATATTTTAATTTCTAAGAGCTAAATATTTTAGAAGTGTTTATCTCCATAAAAATTCTACCGAATGAAAAGAAACTTAAAATAGCAATGCTTGGTCGAATGAGTCGTTTGAGTGCTCCTTTGCATCTTTTCACACCGGAAGAATGAGTTGATATTGTTTTTATGGAAGGACGTGGGGATATCGATACATTAACAAGAATATATGTAGAGGCGAAATGGCGATTCAAGCAAAGTTTTCCAGATATTAAATGTTAAAATCGACACCTAAACTTCGTGTTGGAGAAAATTTGCATGCAAAGTATGTAGGAATTAGTGAGTAATAGTTTTTCATCGATGTCAATTATCAAAAGATTGGATAAACTAGCATATAAAGAAAAGGTTAAAAATTTTTAAAGTTTTCACTTTCAGAATTTAATTTTTTAGTGTTGAATAAAATAATGATTTTTAATGAATAAATACTTAATATTACGGACAACCTTCAATTATAAAATTGGAGGTTGTTTTTATTTATGAATAAATTTGCAAATAGAAGTGTATTTAGAAAATTAATTAGGCTTACTGATGGAAATACTAGAAGAAGCTTAAGAAAAGTGAATAATCAATATTTTTGCCACGACTCCTAATAAAGTCACAAAATAATTAAAAAACAAAAAAATAAATTAATAAAAAAACATTAATGGTATTGACTTGCAATGCTTAATTCTATATAATACACATATAAACAAAAAAAGCAACATATAAACACAAATACGGATGTGGAGCTGATGGAAGTTTTTAACATGAATATCCTTGTTTCACAAGAATATTCCCTGGCTCAGATCAGGTAACAATTTTGTTATAATGCTTATTTTTAGATTGTGGCTGTGATTTGGTTATGATCCATGAATTTAAACATTGTGTGTCATCCCAGAGTTGCTATAACACACGAAAGGTGGTGGTGTACGGGTTGTTATTTATAGCAATGAAATTTATTTAAAATTTATATCAATATTAATTTGTTAAAGAAGAGGTGGATAGTCATGAAAAAAGCAGTACATTTTGGAGCAGGTAACATTGGAAGAGGTTTTATTGGAGATCTTCTCCATCAATCAGGATATGAAGTTATTTTTGTAGATGTAAGTGAAGATTTAATTTCTAGCATTAATAATACGAATAGTTATGATCTATACCTTATTGATCATAACTATGAGAAAAGAGTGATTGACCACGTAAGCGCTATTTCATCAATTAAAAATGCAGAAGAAGTTATTCAAGCTATTGTTGAAGCGGATATTATTACTACTTCTGTATGGGCTAACAATTTATCTAAAATTGCTCCAGTTCTATGTAAAGGATTAAAGGAACGCTTAGTAGCTGGAAAAGAAAAAGTAAATGTATTGGCATGTGAAAACGCTATGTTTGCTACTGATATTCTTAAAGAAGCGATGAAAAATTGTGGAGTGGAAATTACCAGCAAAGAGTTGGAAACGATTGCTGCTTTTCCCAACACAGCTGTAGATCGTATTGTTTTAGGTTTTGAAAAGGATGGCAAATTAGGAGTTAATATAGCTGATTACTTTGAATTAGCAGTTGAAGAACCTAAGCTATGCAATCCAAAACAAAAGCCAATACAAGGAGCACGCTACACAGATAATTTACAGAAATATATAGAAAGAAAATTGTATGTGATTAATTGTGGGCATGCTTATGCAGGTTATCTTGGTTATACACATGGGTATGACAGCGTTCGTGATGTATTTATAAATGAGGAATTTGTTAAACAAATTCGTTGTGTCATGATGGAATCTGCAAACTTAATTAGTAAAAAATATGATTTCTCGGAAGATGAAATGGATGAGTATGTTGAATTTGGTATTAGAAGGTATCAGGCAGAAGGGGTAGATTATAGTGTATCAATGGTCACACGTTCTCCAATTAGAAAATTAGGAGCTACTGATAGATTGGTAGGACCATGTGTTCAATGTGAGGAAAGAGATTTAAAAAATGAATATCTGCTAAAGGGCATCGCTTTAGTATTCTTGCTTGATAATGAGGATGTTGAGGCTGTAGAAGTACAAAAGTGTATTAAAGAAAAAGGGATTACTTATGCGATTGAACACTTTACAGGCATTAAGCAAGATGACAGAATGCATACATTGATTCTACAACATTACTATGAACAAAAAGCGATTCAGGATAAATTAAGATATTAATTAGGAAGTATTTCATAATATATTGGTTAACTATTTAGTAAGGCAATAATACATTATTTTTGATTAAACACATATTTAAAAACAAAATAAAAAAGTATATTTAGGAGGATGAAATTATGAGTCAAAACACTTCTATAAAAATGAGAATTCAGAAGTATGGAACATTTCTTAGCGGTATGGTAATGCCTAATATTGGAGCATTTATCGCATGGGGGTTTTTAACAGCATTATTTATTCCTACAGGATGGATTCCAAATGAATTTTTCGCCCGTTTAGTTTCACCGACTCTTCAATATTTAATGCCAGTTCTAATTGGTTATACTGGTGGAACTATGATTCACGGACGTCGTGGTGGAGTAGCTGGTGCAATTGCAACTATGGGTGTAGTTGTTGGTGCTGAGGTACCTATGCTAGCTGGGGGTATGTTAATGGGACCGCTAGGAGCTTTCGTTATGAAAAAGGTGGATAAGCTATTTGAAGGAAAAGTTAAACCAGGTATGGAAATGCTAGTTGATAACTTTTCTATGGGATTCGTAGGCTTGTTCTTAATGCTTCTTGGATTAATAACAGTCCAACCAGTATTAAATGCAATAATGAATGTTTTATCGACTGGTGTTCAATACCTAGTAAATGCTAATATATTACCATTTACATCAATTTTTGTACAAGTAGCGGATGTTCTATTCTTAAACAATGTAATTAATCATGGTATTATGGTACCATTAGGTGTTCAACAAGCAGCAGCTACAGGAAAATCAATTCTGTTCCTTGTAGAAGCAAATGGTAGTGTTTGGGTTGGAGTTGCGTTGGCTTTCGCAATATTTGGAAAAGGTATTGCTAAAAAGTCAGCACCAGCAGCAACAATTATAATGTTTTTTGGTGGGATTGCAGAAGTAGTATTCCCTTATATATTATCTAAACCTAAGACAATTTTAGGACCTATAGCAGGAAATATTGCAGCACTTTTCACACTTAGTATTTTACATGGTGGTACAGTTGCAGCTGTTTCTCCAGGAAGTTTTATAGCATTATTAGCTATGACTCCAAAGGGAACATTCTTTGCTAATATAGCAGGATATGCGGTAGGGTTAGTTGTAACTTGTGCAGTAACAGGATTACTTCTAATTGGAGATAAATCTGTAGATGAAGAAGAAAGCGAAGAAGAAAGTCCTGCAATTTCAATTCCTGGAATGCCAACTGCTACAACTTCTGTAACTTCTGCTTCTGCAACAGTTGTAAGATCAGCTGGAAAAATTAAAAATATTCTCTTCGCCTGTGATGCAGGAATGGGTTCAAGCGTAATGGGCGTTTCTCTAATGAAAAATAAATTGAATAAGGCTATGTTGGAGATAAATGTAGAGCATTCCTCAGTGAAAGATATTCCAGAAAGTGCAGATATTATTATCACAAGTAAAGCATTAGAAGAAAGAGTACACGATACAATTAAGAAATATAATAAAAGTATACCAGTATTTGGAGTGTCAAATTTACTAGAAAACTCTGAATATGATAAAATTATAAATTATATAAAGAATTCTTAATACTATAAAGAATTTCTTATGCTGCCGTAATTAAGAGGTAGGCTATATGGAAGATGTCTGTGATAGTAGACCATTCCCATAATAAAAAAGGTCATGATAGAAAACGTTTATGTATAATATTTAAAACTCCAATCAATAGCATTTTAATTGGTTGGAGTTATTATTAATTGTTTTATAAATAATATTGCAGATATATACTTTATTTTTGGGAAGAATTCTTAATTTTATAATTATTCACAGTAGTAAAATTCTTTAATGCATATCTTTCTAAACTAATGCATTAAAGAACTTTCATGTTTCAATCAATAAGTTTAATTAATTTTTATATATGCCTCTATTATTTGCAAATTTACTCATAAGTAAAAAAAACTCCAATCTAAAAAATAAAAGGCTAATTATGACATTAAATGCTTGTTCATTTAAAATCATTGCTTTATTCAATATTAAAATTTGATGAGATTTTTTACTTGAATATATTTTAATAGATATAGCTGTGATTAAAATCATGCATAAAAAATGATCAACACTTGTCTTTGTGTGGATCATTTTTTTGTCATTGATATTTTTGCAGTGTGATAACAGTCGTCATGTCATCGAGTTTTTGTTTTGTCTTTAGAGGTAAATCAGAGTCTGTAATAAAATAATCAATGTCCCGCCACTCTGCATACTGGAGTAGAGCAGAATAAGATGCTTTCCGACTTTCTGAAATAACGATATTAGTTCTTGAATTGCGAACAATGGTTTGCTTTGCCTGCACATCTGAAAAGTCAGTGCCTGACGGACCATTATGCTGCTCGAATCCATTAGTACCTAAAAAGGCTGTATCAACTCTAATCTTGCTAATAAAATCAATTGTTTGTAGTCCATCGATAGCCATAGTGGTTGGATTTAATTGACCACCAGTAATTAAAGTTCGGTTATTGCTTTTTACTAAGGTATTTGCAGCATTTAACGATGCGGTAACAATTGTATAGCCAGACATTTGACTTAAAAGTTCAGCGAGGCAATGAATTGTACTACCCGTATCTAAATAAATGACAGCATTAGGTGGAATATATTCTAATGCTTTTTTGCATAACTGCATTTTTAGATCCATATTTTTATCTATCCGATTTTCTAGCGAGACTGTATCTAATTCTAATTCATAATCGTTAGGAGCTAGGGCACCACCGTGACTTTTTTTTACAAGACCTTTTTCAGATAAATAGGTTAAATCTCGACGAATTGTTTCCTTAGATACTTGAAAAGATTTAGCAAGATCTTGAACCTTCATGCTACCATTGCTATTTAGCAACTCTACAATTTTCTGCTGTCGGTCCACAGCAAGTAGTTTTTCCATACTCTGAACCTCTTTCCTATAAATATTTATAATTATTATAACACGATTATCCATTAAAAACAACAAATACATATTGAATATTGGGGAAAATAACAAAAAAACACATTGTTAAAGTGAAAGAATTGCATAAGTTTGCATATGAGTTTCTAAATATTTATGAGAGTTTATATGCTTAAATGTGGTTATCATGTGTATAAATAATAATTTACATGTTGATATAGTTGCTAAAATGACAAAATGGCATTGACAAAACAAAAATAAATATATATAATACACATATAACAACAAAATAACACAAATAAACACGACGAGCAAAGTTTGCTCGATTTATTAAAGAACAGATTGTTTATCAAAGAGAATATGTTGATAGGAGTGATATGATGAATAAGAAACAGATCAATAATTGTCCACTTCCAGTTATGTTTGAGCAGGATAATTGTGAAATGCATTTTGAAGAAGAAGTAAATTGTATAAGTTCATCTGGTAAATCTACTAGTCAGATGAAAAACTTATTAAAAAATCCAGATGTTCTAAATGAAGAAGTTTTTTATAACTTTTATGAAGGCGTAATGATGAAACAGGATGTTGATTTATTTGCAAAGCATAAACTGAGATATGATTTAATTGTAGTTAGACCAGGTAACATGGGAGATGAATTCAAAAAAACATCTGGACATTATCATTGTCAGGTTCCAGATCAAGGAATTTCATATCCTGAAATTTACGAAGTTATGCAAGGAAATGCAGTTTTTGTATTACAGAAATCAAATGAAAATGGAGATATTGTTGAAGCTTATGCAGTTAAAGCTAATTCAGGTGACAAATTGCTTATACCACCAGATTATGGTCATGTGACTATTAATGTTGGAAATGAACCGTTGGTTTTTGCAGATTTAGTTTCTACTGAATGTAGTAATATGTATGGACCTATTGGTGAAAATCATGGAATGAGTTACTATATCACGGAAAATGGAAATTTAGGATTTAAAGCAGTTGTGAATCCTAATTATGGGAATGTGGCTGATGTAAAAATCACAAATATATCAGAAAATCCATCATTGGGAATTTCTATGGACAAGCCGATTTATGATCAATTCGTAGAAAATCCAAGTTTATATGATTATTTGAATAATCCTATTAATTATATGGATAAGTTCATTAAATTTTAATAAGTTTAGTAGAAGAAAGGATGATAATTTATGAAACCAATGTTTGCACCATCACTTATGTGCGCTAACTTTTTAGACTTAAAAAACCAAATTGAAATTTTAAATGAGAGGGCAGATATCTTTCATGTCGATATTATGGATGGACATTATGTGAAAAACTTTTCGTTGTCTCCAGCTATGATGGAACAATTAAAAACAATTACTAAAATTCCAATGGATGCTCACTTAATGGTGGAAAATCCTGCAGATTTTTTAGAAGGTATAGCAAAAGCAGGAGCAACTTATATTTCACCACATGCTGAAACAATTAATAAGGATGCATTCAGAATTATGCGTACTATAAAAGCTTTAGGTTGTAAAACTGGTGTTGTACTTAATCCTGCAACCCCTGTGGAATACATTAAGCATTATCTTGGTATGTTAGATAAAATTACAATATTAACAGTAGATGCTGGATTTGCTGGTCAGACATTTATTGAAGAAATGCTAGATAAAATTGAAGAAGTTAAAAGATTACGTGAAGAGAATGGATATTCTTACCTTATTGAAGTTGATGGTTCATGTAATGAAAAGACTTTCAAAAAATTAGCTGAAGCAGGTACAGAAGTGTTTATCGTTGGATCATCAGGATTGTTTAATTTAGATGCAGATTTAAAAGTTTCATGGGATAAAATGATGAATATGTTTAATAAATGTATTAATAATTAAACATTAATATAGGATGACAACAGTGTTAGAAGGAGGGATTACTTTGAAGCGTGCTATACTTTGTGAAGATAATATTATCCTTAATGCAAGATTCGATAACAAATGGGATGCGATTCGCGCTTGTGGAGATACCTTAGTGAAAAATGGATACGTTTATAAAGAATATGTAGAGCGCATGGTAGATCGGGAAAGAGGAGCAACGGTGTATATTGGTAATAATCTAGCTATTCCACATGGAACAGATGGATCAGAGCCGTACATTATTACATCGGGAATATCAGTTTTACAAGTTCCAGATGGTGTACAATTTGAAGATGGAATAGCCTATATTCTAATTGGTATCGCTGGTAGAGACGGAGAGCATATAAAAATTCTTGGTTCAATTGCTACCGTGTGTTCAGATATAGGTAATGTTCAAAAATTGCGTGAAGCAAAAGATAAAAAAGTAATCTGTAATATTTTAGAAGAAATAGAAGTTATCTAATAACTTTTGCTATTAAGTAAATGAAAAAGTAGTAAACGATTGTGATAAAAAGTATATGAATGAAATACTGAATATAGTAAGCAATAGCATAATAAGCAAGCTAAAATAATGAGCTTGAAGTGTATCAAGCTCATCTTAGAAAAGAGGATAAAGGAATGAAGAAAATTGGTGTACTTACCAGCGGTGGAGATGCACCAGGGATGAATGCGGCCATTAGAGCTGTAGTTCGGACTGCACATCATTATAATCTTAAAGTCGTTGGTATTAAGCGAGGCTATACCGGTCTTTTAAAAGGAGAAATAAAAGAGATGAATGTATCTTCGGTTGGAGATATTATTCATAAAGGTGGAACCATTTTAAAATCGTCACGGTGTGAAAAAATGAAATCAGATGAAGGAATTCAAGCTGCCAGTACTATATTAAAAGAGCATGAGATTGAAGGATTAGTAGTAATTGGTGGTGATGGTTCATTTCAAGGAGCCAACAAACTTAGTAGAGAAAATATACAGGTTATAGGTATTCCTGGAACTATAGATAACGATTTGCCTTATACCGATTATACAATTGGTTTTGACACAGCACTTAATACAGTATTAGATGCGATCAGTAAAATAAGAGACACATCCATGTCTCATGAAAAAGTTACTATTATTGAAGTTATGGGAAGATGCTGTGGGGATATTGCTCTATATGCTGGTCTTGCAGGTGGGGCAGAAAGCAT harbors:
- a CDS encoding bifunctional lysozyme/C40 family peptidase produces the protein MKAKYIIIMISSIFALIFSMLLLVAILFSDEENGGNSNIKYGGVSVSAEVLAYEPIVEKYAKEFGIEEYINYLLAIMQVESGGIIQDVMQSSESMGLPANTLNAEESIRQGCKYFASLLKVAKNKDCDINTVVQSYNYGSSFIDYVASRGNKYTFELAESFANDKSRDNKVNYDNPIAVRENGGWKYSYGNMFYFMLVSEYLTTEKFDDATVQNIMDEALKYEGWKYVYGGYNPTTSFDCSGLVQWCYGKAGINLPRTAQEQYDATEHIPLSEAQPGDLVFFHSTYEAGTYITHIGIYQGNNSMFHAGDPIGYADLTSSYWQEHLVGAGRIQK
- a CDS encoding conjugal transfer protein, with product MNLIKREKKVKQPKTKKLRVYKVNTHKKTVIALWLLLIVSFCFAVYKNFTAININTVHETKIVDKEIVDTHKIENFVKNFAKDYYTWEPLQASIENRNEAIKNYLTEELQTLNVDTVRRDIPVSSTVQDVQIWSIKQEDEKQFQVTFTVDQLITESENKKVVRSAYEVVVYADDSGSMVIIKNPTICSIPTKSDYEPKANENDGTVDSTTTGEINEFLKTFFKLYPTATEKELSYYVKNEVLKPIGKDYVFSELLNPVYKKKGNQVQVSVSVKYLDQQTKVTQISQFDLILEKDENWMII
- a CDS encoding galactose ABC transporter substrate-binding protein — translated: MKILKRILNLTLLTIILIIELENKFYIVAGASTGYRQELPIRIGLFTRDLNDDYIILLRKNFEDIQKNNLGKVVFTFYNANFNQSTQNSDIENELKKGIDLILLDMVNLIEIEGMINTISQHNVPVVVFNREPFTMAPIKSYKKAFYVGTDSKQGGTIQGRMIADAWKNHKQLIDKNQDNVLQYILLIGEKLNQTAINRSAYSISTIQKANIKIEELASPILHWDTKSAEDTVSALFLRYGNKIEAIISNDDSMAIGAIQALQKYGYNLGDKEKTIVVVGLDGVSEAKDLISKGFMLGTASQDTADMTNTIYAVGMNLVYDRNPVEGVPYKLDETGVAIFLPYEEYTGPMFQQKIS
- a CDS encoding mannitol-1-phosphate 5-dehydrogenase translates to MKKAVHFGAGNIGRGFIGDLLHQSGYEVIFVDVSEDLISSINNTNSYDLYLIDHNYEKRVIDHVSAISSIKNAEEVIQAIVEADIITTSVWANNLSKIAPVLCKGLKERLVAGKEKVNVLACENAMFATDILKEAMKNCGVEITSKELETIAAFPNTAVDRIVLGFEKDGKLGVNIADYFELAVEEPKLCNPKQKPIQGARYTDNLQKYIERKLYVINCGHAYAGYLGYTHGYDSVRDVFINEEFVKQIRCVMMESANLISKKYDFSEDEMDEYVEFGIRRYQAEGVDYSVSMVTRSPIRKLGATDRLVGPCVQCEERDLKNEYLLKGIALVFLLDNEDVEAVEVQKCIKEKGITYAIEHFTGIKQDDRMHTLILQHYYEQKAIQDKLRY
- a CDS encoding PTS mannitol transporter subunit IICB, with the protein product MSQNTSIKMRIQKYGTFLSGMVMPNIGAFIAWGFLTALFIPTGWIPNEFFARLVSPTLQYLMPVLIGYTGGTMIHGRRGGVAGAIATMGVVVGAEVPMLAGGMLMGPLGAFVMKKVDKLFEGKVKPGMEMLVDNFSMGFVGLFLMLLGLITVQPVLNAIMNVLSTGVQYLVNANILPFTSIFVQVADVLFLNNVINHGIMVPLGVQQAAATGKSILFLVEANGSVWVGVALAFAIFGKGIAKKSAPAATIIMFFGGIAEVVFPYILSKPKTILGPIAGNIAALFTLSILHGGTVAAVSPGSFIALLAMTPKGTFFANIAGYAVGLVVTCAVTGLLLIGDKSVDEEESEEESPAISIPGMPTATTSVTSASATVVRSAGKIKNILFACDAGMGSSVMGVSLMKNKLNKAMLEINVEHSSVKDIPESADIIITSKALEERVHDTIKKYNKSIPVFGVSNLLENSEYDKIINYIKNS